A genomic window from Methanobacterium sp. BRmetb2 includes:
- a CDS encoding rubrerythrin family protein — translation MEKTIKNLTKAFIGESQARNRYTIYSKIAKKEGYEQLSEIFLVTADNEREHAKWLFRLINQLKDKMDQDLDEIVVEAEAPTILGDTAENLKSAIAGEHYENSEMYPEFADVAEEEGLTDIAERLRSIAHAEEHHEQRYIELLKEVEAGTMFKKEKPVTWCCRKCGYTHVGEEPPEKCPSCDHPTKYFEIINEEF, via the coding sequence ATGGAAAAAACCATAAAAAACTTAACAAAAGCCTTTATTGGCGAAAGTCAGGCAAGAAACAGGTACACCATATATTCTAAGATTGCAAAGAAAGAAGGATATGAACAGTTGTCGGAAATTTTTCTGGTGACTGCAGATAATGAGCGAGAACATGCTAAATGGCTTTTCAGATTAATTAATCAATTAAAAGACAAGATGGATCAGGATTTAGACGAAATTGTGGTGGAAGCTGAAGCCCCTACCATATTGGGAGACACTGCGGAAAACCTAAAATCAGCAATTGCTGGTGAACATTATGAAAACTCTGAAATGTACCCTGAATTTGCAGACGTTGCAGAAGAAGAAGGACTAACCGACATAGCAGAACGGCTAAGATCTATTGCCCATGCTGAAGAACACCACGAACAAAGATACATCGAACTTTTAAAAGAAGTAGAAGCTGGAACAATGTTCAAAAAGGAAAAACCAGTTACTTGGTGTTGCAGAAAATGTGGATACACTCATGTTGGTGAGGAACCACCAGAAAAATGTCCATCCTGTGATCACCCAACTAAATACTTCGAAATAATTAACGAAGAATTTTAA